A genomic region of Miscanthus floridulus cultivar M001 chromosome 3, ASM1932011v1, whole genome shotgun sequence contains the following coding sequences:
- the LOC136541416 gene encoding serine carboxypeptidase 2-like isoform X3, which yields MTGGLPPVVLLLPVSLLLALAWRAAAGTAAGDRIGRLPGQPPVDFPMYSGYVAVDEGPGGRALFYWLQEVPPEAQPAPLLLWLDGGPGCSAVGYGASQELGAFRIRPDGATLFLNDNRWNTAANILFLDSPAGVGFSYTNTSSELYTSGDNKTAHDSYTFLVKWFQRFPQYKYRDFYIAGESYGGHYVTQLSQLVYRNNAGVARPIINFKGFMVGNPVINDHTDYAGMFESWWNHGLISDGTYQLLKASCGGLNESISHPSPACSAATDVAVAEQGNIDRYSIYTPLCGQTSSTKRSWKPSSLIGRRHYHHVMAGGSYDPCTESHSTVYYNRPEVQRALHANLTGINYPWATCSVLIFTNWGDSPTSVLPIYKELIAAGLRIWVFSGDTDAVIPLTSTRYSIDALGLPTITSWYPWYDKKQVGGWSQVYEGLTLVTVRGAGHEVPLHRPRQALILFQQFLKGEPMPKNGTVWRHGRRNPLNINKILH from the exons ATGACCGGCGGTCTCCCTCCAGTAGTGCTTCTTCTTCCCGTGTCGTTGCTGCTTGCATTGGCATGGCGAGCCGCCGCCGGAACTGCCGCCGGAGACCGCATCGGGCGGCTGCCGGGACAGCCGCCCGTGGACTTCCCGATGTACTCGGGGTACGTGGCGGTGGACGAGGGCCCCGGCGGGCGGGCGCTGTTCTACTGGCTCCAGGAGGTGCCGCCGGAGGCGCAGCCGGCGCCGCTGCTGCTGTGGCTGGATGGCGGGCCCGGGTGCTCGGCGGTGGGGTACGGCGCGTCCCAGGAGCTCGGCGCGTTCCGCATCCGGCCTGACGGCGCGACGCTATTCCTCAACGACAACCGGTGGAACACTG CGGCGAACATCTTGTTCCTAGACTCACCAGCCGGCGTGGGATTCTCCTACACCAACACCAGCTCCGAGCTTTACACCAGCGGCGACAACAAAACAGCCCACGATTCATACACTTTCCTGGTGAAATGGTTCCAGAGGTTCCCGCAGTACAAGTACCGCGATTTCTACATTGCCGGAGAGAGCTACGGAG GGCACTACGTCACGCAGCTGTCGCAGCTCGTCTACCGGAACAACGCAGGCGTCGCGAGACCCATCATAAACTTCAAAGGCTTCATGGTCGGCAACCCGGTGATCAACGACCACACGGACTACGCCGGCATGTTCGAGTCGTGGTGGAACCACGGGCTGATCTCCGACGGCACGTACCAGCTGCTCAAGGCCTCCTGCGGCGGCCTCAACGAGTCCATCAGCCACCCGTCGCCGGCGTGCAGTGCGGCGACGGACGTGGCCGTGGCGGAGCAGGGGAACATCGACAGGTACAGCATCTACACGCCCCTCTGCGGCCAGACGTCGTCGACCAAGAGATCATGGAAGCCGTCGTCGTTGATAGGCCGCCGCCACTACCACCACGTGATGGCGGGGGGATCGTATGACCCGTGCACCGAGAGCCACTCCACGGTTTACTACAACCGGCCGGAGGTGCAGCGGGCTCTCCACGCCAACCTCACCGGAATAAACTATCCATGGGCGACCTGCAG TGTTTTAATCTTCACCAACTGGGGAGATTCGCCGACGTCCGTGCTTCCTATCTACAAAGAGCTTATCGCAGCTGGCCTAAGGATATGGGTCTTCAG TGGAGACACGGACGCCGTAATCCCCTTAACATCAACAAGATACTCCATTGATGCTCTTGGCCTCCCAACTATCACCAGCTGGTATCCGTGGTATGATAAGAAACAG GTTGGTGGATGGAGCCAAGTGTATGAGGGCCTGACCTTGGTGACCGTCCGTGGCGCAGGTCACGAGGTTCCCCTCCACCGCCCGCGGCAAGCACTCATATTGTTCCAACAGTTCTTGAAGGGGGAACCCATGCCAAAAAATGGAACCGTG
- the LOC136541416 gene encoding serine carboxypeptidase 2-like isoform X2: MTGGLPPVVLLLPVSLLLALAWRAAAGTAAGDRIGRLPGQPPVDFPMYSGYVAVDEGPGGRALFYWLQEVPPEAQPAPLLLWLDGGPGCSAVGYGASQELGAFRIRPDGATLFLNDNRWNTAANILFLDSPAGVGFSYTNTSSELYTSGDNKTAHDSYTFLVKWFQRFPQYKYRDFYIAGESYGGHYVTQLSQLVYRNNAGVARPIINFKGFMVGNPVINDHTDYAGMFESWWNHGLISDGTYQLLKASCGGLNESISHPSPACSAATDVAVAEQGNIDRYSIYTPLCGQTSSTKRSWKPSSLIGRRHYHHVMAGGSYDPCTESHSTVYYNRPEVQRALHANLTGINYPWATCSVLIFTNWGDSPTSVLPIYKELIAAGLRIWVFSGDTDAVIPLTSTRYSIDALGLPTITSWYPWYDKKQVGGWSQVYEGLTLVTVRGAGHEVPLHRPRQALILFQQFLKGEPMPKNGTVNCRREDSLVFKIAKIIG; this comes from the exons ATGACCGGCGGTCTCCCTCCAGTAGTGCTTCTTCTTCCCGTGTCGTTGCTGCTTGCATTGGCATGGCGAGCCGCCGCCGGAACTGCCGCCGGAGACCGCATCGGGCGGCTGCCGGGACAGCCGCCCGTGGACTTCCCGATGTACTCGGGGTACGTGGCGGTGGACGAGGGCCCCGGCGGGCGGGCGCTGTTCTACTGGCTCCAGGAGGTGCCGCCGGAGGCGCAGCCGGCGCCGCTGCTGCTGTGGCTGGATGGCGGGCCCGGGTGCTCGGCGGTGGGGTACGGCGCGTCCCAGGAGCTCGGCGCGTTCCGCATCCGGCCTGACGGCGCGACGCTATTCCTCAACGACAACCGGTGGAACACTG CGGCGAACATCTTGTTCCTAGACTCACCAGCCGGCGTGGGATTCTCCTACACCAACACCAGCTCCGAGCTTTACACCAGCGGCGACAACAAAACAGCCCACGATTCATACACTTTCCTGGTGAAATGGTTCCAGAGGTTCCCGCAGTACAAGTACCGCGATTTCTACATTGCCGGAGAGAGCTACGGAG GGCACTACGTCACGCAGCTGTCGCAGCTCGTCTACCGGAACAACGCAGGCGTCGCGAGACCCATCATAAACTTCAAAGGCTTCATGGTCGGCAACCCGGTGATCAACGACCACACGGACTACGCCGGCATGTTCGAGTCGTGGTGGAACCACGGGCTGATCTCCGACGGCACGTACCAGCTGCTCAAGGCCTCCTGCGGCGGCCTCAACGAGTCCATCAGCCACCCGTCGCCGGCGTGCAGTGCGGCGACGGACGTGGCCGTGGCGGAGCAGGGGAACATCGACAGGTACAGCATCTACACGCCCCTCTGCGGCCAGACGTCGTCGACCAAGAGATCATGGAAGCCGTCGTCGTTGATAGGCCGCCGCCACTACCACCACGTGATGGCGGGGGGATCGTATGACCCGTGCACCGAGAGCCACTCCACGGTTTACTACAACCGGCCGGAGGTGCAGCGGGCTCTCCACGCCAACCTCACCGGAATAAACTATCCATGGGCGACCTGCAG TGTTTTAATCTTCACCAACTGGGGAGATTCGCCGACGTCCGTGCTTCCTATCTACAAAGAGCTTATCGCAGCTGGCCTAAGGATATGGGTCTTCAG TGGAGACACGGACGCCGTAATCCCCTTAACATCAACAAGATACTCCATTGATGCTCTTGGCCTCCCAACTATCACCAGCTGGTATCCGTGGTATGATAAGAAACAG GTTGGTGGATGGAGCCAAGTGTATGAGGGCCTGACCTTGGTGACCGTCCGTGGCGCAGGTCACGAGGTTCCCCTCCACCGCCCGCGGCAAGCACTCATATTGTTCCAACAGTTCTTGAAGGGGGAACCCATGCCAAAAAATGGAACCGTG AACTGCAGAAGAGAGGACTCTTTGGTCTTCAAGATTGCAAAAATAATAGGATAA